AACCACATCTGTCCTGATGTTGCTAAACTCTGATTTATGCATGGAAGTTTGTGCCATCACATTTTTCCATCTGAGCCCCGCCCACTTCAGTCCAGTGAAGAAGAGCAGTAGTTCACAGTTTGCTGCCTTTGCCTTATTAAAGTGAGCCTGCAGTAGAAtatctgcagtttgtgtttcgGGAGATACGACTGATGGAGCATCGTCTCGACTaactttccaggatgctcctttcatacccaatcatgatactatcacctgttgccaatcaacctgtttacctgtggaatgatccaaacaggagtttttggagcgttccacaactttcccagtctttagttgctcctgtcccaactcgtttgaaacgtgttgctgcattaaattcagaatgagcagatatttacaaaaatcaatgaagccgatgagctcaaacattaaatatattgtctttgtgcagttttcaaTGGAGTATATGTCAAAACCGATTAGCAAgctatcacattctgttttatttatattttaacagCCTCACATTcttttttgggaatcagggttgtacgtTTGTGGTGTTGTTTTAGCTTCAGAATTAGATCCTGTGTCATGGTGGTGTCATGCATGCAAACTAACTGCACTGCTACGGTTAACCACAGTCGCCCAAAATGTAAACGTAAAGGGAGAATGAGTAGGATTTTCAGGTGTAAAGGATAAACAGAAACCCCTCTCAAGCATCACTTATGACCaactggaagtgtgtgtgcgtgtgtgtgcagaggccCTGCCTTCTgcctgttttttcttattttactgtGTTCCAGTCCATTCTGGGCGTCAGCCTCCAGACAGTAACAGTGTGCAGGGTGTGAGGTCAGGACTTTATGAAAACATGCCGACCAGGTGCCAGAGAGTAAGCAGCATCCAAGAGGAGCTGTTAAGCCGGGGCCAACTTTGAATGCTTTGTCTACAAACCACAACAAATCCTACTCATTCGGCCTTTTAAAGGCCATGACAGCGGCTTTTATTCATCTTgtgccctctcctccctcagagGCCATGTCCAGCGCCGCCCTCTACAACTGTCTGTATCTGGagatctctgcctctctggacCACCGTActccagagctgctggagtGCGCCGTGCGGCTAGCCAGGGGCCAGTCCCCCTGGCCCCCGGGGACCAGCGCGGAGGACATGAGCGGCGGTCAACGGGAGAGCATCACCTCCCGTGCCAAGCGTTTCCTGTCCAGCCTGGTGCCCCGGTACCCGCGAGAGCGAGAGGTGGGCAAGTTCATGAGGCAGAAGTCCCGCTCGTGCCACGACCTGGGGGCGCTGTGATGGGACACTGTAAAGGGTGTAATGGTCAGATTGTTAACAGAGGCAGCTGGAAGTGATGTAGTATAccaacagagggaggaagagggagggatgcAGCGAAAAGATGTGAGTAGCAGAGATGTGAAGGTGCCAGAGTGATGGCAGGACAATGTGAGTGGTCATCATGTGCATCCAGCAGAGGAAGACAACAATGTTAGTGATGTTTATCCATAGGACGATATAGATATTTTATACATAAGACTATAAGCGCAGAAGACGAGAAAATATGTTGTAGAACACCTGTAAATAAATCATACCGTATCGTAGTGATACATGACTGCCGCCCTCATGGCTTTGAGagttaaataaagtttcttttttGAGGTCTTGAGAAAATCACTGCACGTTTGCTTTGTTAACgaagaggaaaacagcaatCACACTGAACGACTGTTCAAGCCCAGGAAGAAGCCATGACCACACATATTCAGAGCTCATTAGTGGGTCAGACTTTGCTGATGATTCATGTTGTGTTCCTTTACTCTCAGCTATTGTGGTAACCATGGGGATGGTAAgcagtgaaaataataaaatgccaGCAAGGAGAGAAGGGAATTAAAGAGATAAAATCTGGATTTAGAGAGCTCAGCATGGCAATaagagcaggagcagagaagGAAAGCCAGATTATTGTATATAGAGTGATTGTTGCCATGTTACAGTTGTCAAGGAGACCTGAAATCACTGAGACATACACATTATGTCCATTTCAGCTCTGTGATTACACCTCTACTCTTTATGCTGCATCaagaagcagagaggggaaaactgaTTTCCATGCAgcaaattgtatttttaaacaaaaaaaaatcaactctAAATTAAAATGCAGAGGATTTTGTCAGATATCAGCCTCTCTGCACTCATCTGTATCACTCGCTAGCCTCAGCACTTCCATCCTCCCACTCCCACCCACTCTGTGAACAAAGATTTAGCACATCATAGGTCGTTATACCCATCATTTGTTATCAAAGGGAGAGCTGTGCTAtaatagaattaaaaaataaaatggtggCATGATATTCTGACTCATTCCCTTGGCTGCAAACTGCTGGAACGGATTGAAAGGTTAAGATTTTGGATTGCCAACACGGGACACAGGCTCCCTCTTGTGGCTCAGTCGAGGTGCAACAACTGGGCAGAGGACACAAGAGTATGGCTTAAAAGGTAAGTGTAAGGTAAATATTTCTGCAGCTGTCCATCCTGGTCTATGCTGCTGTCACTTCTGCAGCGCACCCAGTTCACTCAGAGGAAGTGCACCTGTCTCACATTTGAAAAGGCAAAGATGTGACAAATTCATGCTGAAGTCCTTTGGGCTGACATAACAGAAATAGGAGCAGACAGATTTTGCGTGCAAAcaagctgcagccagaggaTGCTGGAGGGGCTTTAACACTGAAAGGAGCTCTGAATGTCATCTGAATTTCTTAGACAGTGCAGATGTGGGTAAAGTGTGCAATGAGAGGATGCATGcttgaaatgcaaatgaaacaggACACTATGAATGACATTCCAGCGATAAAAATGGGTGCACCAACCCAGAGACACCTGAGCCACGAGCTGTCTCTTCTGCTGATTTAGCAGACTTTCAACTTGATCTCATTTTTTGGGGGTAACTGTGACTGTGAAATTAACTTTATGTTCTCTGCTAAACCTGTCAATAGACTCTCTGAACTCAAATTAAGCTCACAATTGTAAAATCGCAGGCTGGTCAGCAGCACAAAAAACTCCCTTTGGCCCAAATTAATGCAAGGTAGGCAAGGTTACATCAAGACTGAGGTCCAATTCTCCACATTAATCCACCTCACACCAACTTTTTAACTTGctaaaaacatgacattttcatttatacaACAGCTCCCTTGTATTGCTCTGTaagtttttcagtatttcagtgaCTTAAATGCCATTTAAAAGCCTTCccctcattaaaaacaatataattCTGGTGGAGAAATACTAAAAATCATTTCTTTGGATCAAATAACATCTGAAGCCTTTTAAAAGTAATTTGTGCTCAATTTTAGATTGTAACCTGTGTCCTCATACGGTAGCTAAGGCtcaaatatctgattattctgTTGAGCAGATAATAGGAGTTAAATGAGTGCTCTGAATAAGTGAATATCCCAAAATACTGACATTTTGACTCATTATTGCAGGGAAAGCATGTGAAACAAATTCTGTTAATGTTGGCTCAGTTCCAAGTGTCCCACTAAGCACTAAGGACCGTGCAACTAGctcacctaaatggaatgcagccgtttttaatgtcacatctgTGCTTTACCTGCTTTGACGTGccaaaatgtctcctgtgatgAAGGCCTGATGAAGGTGATTAAACAACCACAAGAGTTTTTAATTAAGAAGCTTTTAATGGTTCTTTTTTAATGGaatgatttgtgtgtgagaaagaacACTGTTAGTAGAGGGTTTTCATGGTAAACAGACATTGATGTACAGTGGAGCCCTAAAACAGCACACACTGGGCTCATAAAGGGGGTCACTTCAGAGGCTGCAGGCCTGCAACTTCTTGTCAGCCAGCTTCAGGGACACCCAGGTGTTGAGCATGGAGGCCCTCAGTTTGCACCACACCAGGTGATTGGTCAACCCGAAGATCTGCGCCGCAAACTGAGCGGCGGCCTCGGGGGAGAGGATGGTGGAGCAGCCAAGACCTGCAGGGAGGGAAACAAAGGGCAGGCTCGGTTACTGCGATGAATAAACTCACATGTGGCTAACAATTTAAGACGCAAAACAGGAAGCGCGACGCTCACCGCTTGGCATACGGAGGGATGACCACACATCTTGTGCACCCCAGTCTGGAGTGAGAGGTGGGCAGTTGAGGACGGGATACGCCGTGTTTCCAGACATCACCGGGCCGAGGCCGTTACTCCTGCCGGCTACTGCCACAAACACAGTGGGCACGCCGTCACCTGAGAAGAAGCGTTTACATATATTATGACATGACCTCACTTCtttaaaaaggataaaaatcCTTCAGCTTACGTTAAAAAAAGACTACACACCTTCATATTCGGCTTTGATGCGGAGTGTCTCATCTGGGCCTTTGTGTGCTGAGGTGACTCTCAGGAAGCAGGGAATCCCGTAGGAGGTGCAAGCCTTCTTGATTTTTTCACAGTGAGCCATGTCTGAGGTGGAGCCCATCAAAACCACCACCCTGCCGCTGGCCTggggctccagcagcagctggataCACAACACGGCACTCGTTAGCTCAACCGCAAACTCAATTCAGATTTCTTCAAATCTGCAATTTCATTAAATCAAACACATCCTCCTATTCTTGACTCTGCTCTCCTTCAAAGCCTCAGATAAAGCAGCGATATCCTTTGAATAGGATTATTTATCTGGTTGCCAGAACACGTCCCCAGTTATTCTGCAAACTGCCAGGGAGAATGATTTGGATtggacagaacagaacagaagaatgTACATACAGCATCAATCTGCATTCGACGAATACATACCAATGTACATTGTCTTCATCATCCCAAAGTAAAACTCTGGAAAAAATATCCTAATGTAGACTCTCTGACTGAAGCACAAATAGTAGAAAGctccctgctgctctggctcGGTCCTAAATGATCTATAGTATCCACACTAACTATCTTCCAAACCATCAGATATTTTTGAGCAAATGGTGGAATCTGATCCTTCGATCGCCATATTCAGCTGCCCCAGAGAGGAGCCAATTACACCAATGCATCATTTACGAGATGAGCATGCAGGCTGATTCTCCCACAACCTCCCAGTTACATCTTATGGTTAAAGGAAGTTATACAGCACCAACTAGGGAAACCCAGGTTTGTCCTTCATGGTTCTGCTGAGGATTTTGAGAAAATGTGCAGTCCCTTCCTGAACTACGCCGAATCTAAGCTTTAAATCTCCTCACATGTAGCTTGCAGACCTGCAGTCGGTGGCATTGTTGTTGAACACACCACATTAAGAGGACCCTCACTCctttgtgtgtgggtttttgttattatttattcattcatgtcTTTGTCCTTTTCATGCGTTtgaatgtaaaacacactttgcattctgtaacactgaaaacacaattaaaaaaacaaaaaaaaaaaaaacaaagaaaagactGAAGCCCATTCTGATAAACAGTAGATGGGAAAAAGGTTCAGGGTACCTTCACCCTTTCGGAGACCCACTCAAAgttcctcttcaccatctgcATTGCCTCAGGGGTGACTTCTTTAAGGTCTCGGTACACCTGAGAAAGAAGGGAACACAAGTTATTTCAGCTTGTAGCTTAAATCTTAAAAAGCGGCAAACTGAAATGAAGTCCTGACCTGCTTATCTTTCTGCTGGCTTCGATCTCCGGCGGGCCACAGCCTCCATGAATCGTTGTCGATCACGTCAGCGAGGACGATCTCTTGAGTCTTCACATTTACACCAAACTCAATCTAGAAGCAAGGAGGATAAACTGAAGCAGCTTCAAGAGTCAGTGGTCACGCTAGGACACTGGCTCTGAGCCTGGTGGCCCAGACATCCACTAGGGGTCGCCAAAgttgtcttacacttcctgcaGTTATTGCCTTCACTGTTTGGGTTAATTGTACAGTTTGTCAGTTGAGCTGCATTGTtatgcataaaataaaatatgaaatatgtacTACAATTATACTATGTCGCTTATTTAGGGTCGTCAGTTTACTAAATGATAGAAAAGAGATCGCATAAGAAAAATGGTTGGGAGCCAGTGCACCAGGGTACCAGTTtaaccagcagagggcagtgctGCACTGCATACCTTCATATCCACCAGCGTGCAGTTCTGAGTGGCCCAGGCCTTCTCCAAAATCTCAAAGATGGCCACAGTGCTGCGGTTCATGATGTCCACCTCACACTGACCGATGCTGAGCCCAGCCGGAGAGAATTtggcctccagcagctgctcctccgACCACTGGGGATCATTGTTGGCATCATCCTACATCAGAGAGCAACTGATTACAAAATGATTGATGGCCACTTTGAGTCAAGTACAGCACTTCAAAGAAAAAGCAAGACATTGGAGGAAGTTGAGGTGAGGCTTCAGACTCACTTTAAAGAACATCTCCATCTTCAGGGGGGTGAAGCGGTAGCCTTCCTTGACTCCTGGATTCCTCTTGAGGAACGATCCAGTCGCCACTCTCCGACATACCCACTCAATGGGAATCATCTCACAGTGGGCTGCGATGAACGCGGTGTCTGAGTGCTGCTTCACAAAGGCAGTTTTAATCCCTGGAAGAAGGGAGATGTTAAATCAGCCACCATCGGGggtccaaaacaaaaacatctttattgTGTCAAGAGCTGTGAACAATGCAGAGCAACATCTGCAACACAGCAGAACTTCAGAAGAttcagaagagacagaagattTTCATACCCCTTAAATGAAAATTAAGTGAGGGGGATGTGGTCGGTCACGTTCTGTTTAATTATACGCTTCAAGTTTCAAGTCACAAGACTCACTCATGAGTGGCGTGTGGGTCACAGTTACCCAATcactttaaattaaagtaaGATGGAGAGTCATTTTGGAATTTTAGAAGCTTTTTCTGGACCTAATGAGAGACGTGCATGCACTGTTCCCCGACACATGTCCCCATTACTGCAGGGCTCCTTCAGGtcagcacacactgaaaaaactgaaGCCGATTATGGCTACTCAAATTTTTAAATTGCTATTGAATTTTGTCCTGGAGCAGGAACAAGATCATGTGTTCTTGGTCTCGCTGTAAAGATTAGTTGATGGAAAACTGATTAGCAACCAtttcaataatcaatcaaaGCCATTTCAAAATTGATCTGCTCGAAccccacattaaaaaaaaaaatatttaaaaaaatacagcttcAAAACTGTGAGTAACTCCCGGCCATTTTTACCTTTGTGGAATTAAAAGAAATCAGGTTTTTGACATGGCTGAATTGTTAACTTTTACAAATGGCATTTTTAACTATCAATAATgcaaataactgaaacaatggctgcagctaatgtgttttaaaaatgctgaaactgATGGAGTTTCCCGACAGCTAACAGGAAAGGTAAATGGGGCAAaggttttctgtctttctgagcAGTCACCTCACTGACCTCTTATCTCACTCACTGAGGTCAAACTGGGGAAATCTAGTGGGATCcatttaatctgtgtgtgaggggtagtcataaaaacaaatacctCAACTCCACAGAAATTATGTCCCTCTGGCTTTAAACCGCTCACAAGTCATGAATGTTTCGCAACATGTGGGAAAAGCCTCATGGTGAGTGTGACAGCTTCTACTCAGTGGATCAAACGACTATAATAACTTGATCGAGTCCTCACCAGATTCCTGGAGGAGCTTGAACACGCAGCTGGTCGTCTTGTTGGCGATGGCAGCCTTGCCCTCCATTTGGTCTTTCCTCACGGCATTCCCAGCGGTGATCTGGTCTTTGGACTGGACCAGGACCAGTCCCGGCTGGTCCACGAGCTCAAAAATCTGCTTCGTCTTTCCCTCATTTAGCTTCTGGCCGATCTTCAGCTctaaaacacacgcacacacaaacattaaaaaactcCCAAATAAACGCTGCACATTACATATTTGCTGCCAAAGCACGCATGCATTGTTCATTCATTGTACTGTACCTGGTGTGGAGGCCATGGTGGTGTTCTTTAACGACCTGCAGTCCtggaagacaacacacaaaatggACCAAACTTTTACTCAACTTCGAAAAGAGGATGAGGCAGCAGGAGGTGTGCGGGAAGCAGAAGAGGGAAGTGGAGTCTGTCTTACGCGCTCTGATAACCCAATCGCGTTCTTTAGCTCATgcagacagccaatcacagcagcgCATTCGTCGTCACGTGAGGGGAAGATGCGCGAACGCCAAATAATTGCAAGACGAAGAACTTTTTGAGGTTTTCCATTAAACTACAGCCATTTTCTCTCTGACAAGACGATTGATTTATCGAAACTTCATCAGGAAGAGAGAAGTAGCCGTTTGACCGAGTCGATTGTTTTGATTCAGATGAGTTGTTGTCCTTCTCATCGCAAAATACCACGCGTGTTTCGTCAATTCAAGCTGTTCGATTTTCGATTCCTGATTGATATATGATAACTGTGATGCTGGCCCGTTTCTTCTGCAAAAGCTGAACTTTTTTTCGTTATATCACGGCCACTTCAACAATGTCAGCtgagtttattttgctttaacGAGCCACGTTGTGCCACACGGTCAACTGAAGCCACACGTGTTCGCTCGCGTTGAGGCACGCACGCGCTGATTGCTCGGGGCAACCAGGCACGAGACGGTCCACTTGGCTGAAGGAGGACAGGGACAGGCAAGCGGAGAGATGGAGTTTGAGGAGTCAGGTATCGGGGAGGAGTGCGGGGTTTTCGGGTGTGTGGCTGCCGGAGAGTGGCCCACACAGCTGGAGGTGGCTCAGGTCTTAACCCTGGGACTCGTGGCGTTACAGCACAGGTAAGTAACACAAAGGGGTGGGTAACGGATAAAGATAACAAGTTAGCTTAAAGTCgttttttagctgttttagtTCTTAAGACCAAAAAAGTGGGGCAAAAATAGCTTATCTTAACTACTgagtcaagtttttttttgctttactttacAAGTCACGCTTGGGTACAAgagaaaacaagtaaaaagtattgaatttgtgaaaacaacaatgcCCATATTAATAGTATTATGTTTGCGTGACTGTGTGTTATTAACATGTGACTCAAGGCAACGTTGGCAATAAAAGAAACTATTAGCGATAATCAGTCAAACTATAAAGTTCCCCGAGATTCAGTACGATTAATGTCGCCATAAATGCAATAATGAGTAACAGATTCACTACAAGATGCCGAATTGATCAAATAATCGCATTGACTAtacaatgtcagaaaataaaaagtgcctTTATAATTTGCCACAGCCCAAGAAGTTATATTCtgattgtttgtttaatttgatcgttaaaaaaccccaaagatatttagtttattaTCATATAAATAAGAAAAGCATACAATTCTCGCATTTGGGATAattggcatttttgcttaaaagctgagtaaaacaaaaagttaCGAACATAATTGTcgataattgattaatctaaCAGTCGCTGCAGCTCTAAAAGATGCCCACAGACTCTCCTAAGAGGCCTAAATAAACTGTATCGCAGCATCGTCTTTTCTGGACTCCTGCAACCTGTTGTAATTTCTTCAGTTAACCTTGGTTGTGTGACGCTTTGTAGTATTTGTCACATGGTAGATATTACCTCTCTTTGTGGAGATGGATGAGGGGATGCCATTGAACGGACTGAATTGATCTTTATTATTGGGATGTGATCCTGCTCTTCTTTACACCGGGCCTCCACCTTATCAGCAGGGACAGAGCCCAGTTTTTTCACTGGTGTCTGAAGTGTGGGGTCTGAAATGGGGAACAAAAGCAGTTTAAGATTCAGAATATTATTTCTACGTAACCTGACTGCTTTAAAAAGAGTAATGCTAATACATTTCAGATCTTCTCTTGGTCTGACAGCAGACTTCATCATGAGATGTGCCTTTTTGTTAGCAGTCACAATTGTACCCTTATCCATAACTTAATCATCAGGCTCCATGGCAAATCATGGGACTGAGTCAGAAATTTAAAAGGCTTCGGTCAGTTCATGTGACATGCCAAGTGATTACAGAGGAAGGCACATTTCGAACCTTGATCTGCAGCTTTCCTCTTCATTCCTCTGTTTGCTGAATAGGTGTCCTGTTTTTCTCCCCTAGTTTCAGACGAACCTGCAAACATAAAAGTTAACATAACAGGCCATTCTTAGTTGtaagtaaaaaggaaaaatatatttaaaaaaatcatatttaaatGAAGTTGGACAGACTTCTTTAAAGGAAACACACCTTTTTTAGAGCTTTAGAGTAATAATTTACAGACCCAGAGGCTGTGATATTATCCAGTTTTATTTTGGGATATGAattgattttgtcttttttattattttattaaacactgagaaatttcattttACCTGTTTTTACACCATTACACTGAATGGAAATACATGTAAACTAATTACTTTCTAGCTTTTGGAAAAGGTTGTTTATTTCCCATTTGTTTGAATGATTTCTTCAATTATAAAAAATGTAAGGATTTAAAGTAAAAAGCTATGAATGAATATTATGAATTCTTTTACCAAAACACCCGCCCACTAGACATGAATAATGATATTAATCTCACTCATTAATCTGTGGTGTTGATCCAAGTGGAGTTCCTGGACGGCATGCAGCCTCGCTTCTTCGTTTGGTGTAACATCAAGGCTTATAGACGAGGCAGAACCAGAACTAGAAGATCTTTCCTCCGTCGCTCCCACCATTGTGGTCATTGTGTTCATCTTTGTCAAATAAGCATCTACACCATCGTTCTCCTCACCGGTGTCCTCCGACATCCCAAGTCTGCCTGAATCTGCTTGGTTGTCTGCAGCCTCAGTGTCATGTGGCGAGCCATTGGTTGTGCGGTTCATAATGGCGTCCACCTCATCATAGAACCTCATAAGGCGTCTTGGGTCAGCTTCgtcactccttcctctctggaGGGAGCGGTAAAGGTACTTGAGGTTTTTGTACTTGGTGTGGCACTGCTTCCAGTCGCGTTCAATGCCTTGCTGCATTAACCTGTTGGAGATCTGGACAA
This DNA window, taken from Chelmon rostratus isolate fCheRos1 chromosome 4, fCheRos1.pri, whole genome shotgun sequence, encodes the following:
- the paics gene encoding multifunctional protein ADE2 isoform X2, whose product is MERGAERQRGGDREVVEEKGSVERQWVEGEVLALMSVWDELGAQHVAENRTTFELISERLRRLSVVRSWWECQAKCRSLGLQSRKSGAAAGTSANYSPGVDGRPEEGWEEEVEDVGNQRGIYPSSVTMPMQEDFRSRIHRALPFTPSVAEEGGRHWTDDEVRALLCVWADRRIRERLKCTLRNKSIFQEMARQMQRNFGVVRNWKQCRTKYKNLKYDYKTAKSAHAAGGSSMGGPGKYMKFFDEVEAILLDRGLENGTMEMQKKLYDGEMGSGRLQTPAQTTASESEVVIEIDDDDNSDDYDMDGAMEVKWRGSDAHLALTDPPSSEQFHVVTVSDTGRNWSDHEVRALVQVWSDERVCRQLESSTRKRDIFVQISNRLMQQGIERDWKQCHTKYKNLKYLYRSLQRGRSDEADPRRLMRFYDEVDAIMNRTTNGSPHDTEAADNQADSGRLGMSEDTGEENDGVDAYLTKMNTMTTMVGATEERSSSSGSASSISLDVTPNEEARLHAVQELHLDQHHRLMSSSETRGEKQDTYSANRGMKRKAADQDPTLQTPVKKLGSVPADKVEARCKEEQDHIPIIKINSVRSMASPHPSPQREDCRSLKNTTMASTPELKIGQKLNEGKTKQIFELVDQPGLVLVQSKDQITAGNAVRKDQMEGKAAIANKTTSCVFKLLQESGIKTAFVKQHSDTAFIAAHCEMIPIEWVCRRVATGSFLKRNPGVKEGYRFTPLKMEMFFKDDANNDPQWSEEQLLEAKFSPAGLSIGQCEVDIMNRSTVAIFEILEKAWATQNCTLVDMKIEFGVNVKTQEIVLADVIDNDSWRLWPAGDRSQQKDKQVYRDLKEVTPEAMQMVKRNFEWVSERVKLLLEPQASGRVVVLMGSTSDMAHCEKIKKACTSYGIPCFLRVTSAHKGPDETLRIKAEYEGDGVPTVFVAVAGRSNGLGPVMSGNTAYPVLNCPPLTPDWGAQDVWSSLRMPSGLGCSTILSPEAAAQFAAQIFGLTNHLVWCKLRASMLNTWVSLKLADKKLQACSL
- the paics gene encoding multifunctional protein ADE2 isoform X1; its protein translation is MERGAERQRGGDREVVEEKGSVERQWVEGEVLALMSVWDELGAQHVAENRTTFELISERLRRLSVVRSWWECQAKCRSLGLQSRKSGAAAGTSANYSPGVDGRPEEGWEEEVEDVGNQRGIYPSSVTMPMQEGKYFRSRIHRALPFTPSVAEEGGRHWTDDEVRALLCVWADRRIRERLKCTLRNKSIFQEMARQMQRNFGVVRNWKQCRTKYKNLKYDYKTAKSAHAAGGSSMGGPGKYMKFFDEVEAILLDRGLENGTMEMQKKLYDGEMGSGRLQTPAQTTASESEVVIEIDDDDNSDDYDMDGAMEVKWRGSDAHLALTDPPSSEQFHVVTVSDTGRNWSDHEVRALVQVWSDERVCRQLESSTRKRDIFVQISNRLMQQGIERDWKQCHTKYKNLKYLYRSLQRGRSDEADPRRLMRFYDEVDAIMNRTTNGSPHDTEAADNQADSGRLGMSEDTGEENDGVDAYLTKMNTMTTMVGATEERSSSSGSASSISLDVTPNEEARLHAVQELHLDQHHRLMSSSETRGEKQDTYSANRGMKRKAADQDPTLQTPVKKLGSVPADKVEARCKEEQDHIPIIKINSVRSMASPHPSPQREDCRSLKNTTMASTPELKIGQKLNEGKTKQIFELVDQPGLVLVQSKDQITAGNAVRKDQMEGKAAIANKTTSCVFKLLQESGIKTAFVKQHSDTAFIAAHCEMIPIEWVCRRVATGSFLKRNPGVKEGYRFTPLKMEMFFKDDANNDPQWSEEQLLEAKFSPAGLSIGQCEVDIMNRSTVAIFEILEKAWATQNCTLVDMKIEFGVNVKTQEIVLADVIDNDSWRLWPAGDRSQQKDKQVYRDLKEVTPEAMQMVKRNFEWVSERVKLLLEPQASGRVVVLMGSTSDMAHCEKIKKACTSYGIPCFLRVTSAHKGPDETLRIKAEYEGDGVPTVFVAVAGRSNGLGPVMSGNTAYPVLNCPPLTPDWGAQDVWSSLRMPSGLGCSTILSPEAAAQFAAQIFGLTNHLVWCKLRASMLNTWVSLKLADKKLQACSL